The Arachis duranensis cultivar V14167 unplaced genomic scaffold, aradu.V14167.gnm2.J7QH unplaced_Scaffold_137637, whole genome shotgun sequence region TAATGTAGCATGAAATGGAAGCTCAAATCAGAGTCAtctttaagccccaaaaacatgCAAAATGGAGGAGAAAGGTTGCACGTTGTTGCTAGCGTGTTTGCCAACAACGTGGGCAACAACGCCCAAGCAAGGAGGAAGAAGACATCTTGGCGTTGTTGCTGACGTGTTTGCCAGCAACATGGGCAACAACGCCCAAGCCAAGAAGAAAAGGGAGCCTGGCGTTGTTGCTGGTGTGTTTGCCAGCAACgtgggcaacaacgcccaggCAGCTTGATGTTGCTCTCTACAAGGGCGTGTATCTTGAGCtagaaaactccaaatgaggtgaactcagtggcattggaaagtagacatcaagagctttccaaccatatatcatagtGAGGTATTGGATTTCATTTGAAGGTTCAAAAGCCAGCTTCATTTAGAGCCTCAGAAATCTTGGGCGTTGCCATGGGCGTTATCATGGGCGTGTTCACCAAAAACGTCCAGCCCAGGCAGCCTGACCATACcttcttcaaaggagcataacttgagctatagagatccaattgagatgctttcagttgtgttggaaatctgacattcagagctttccaaccatgtaTGATAGTCTataaagaaacacaaaattgaaGCTCAAACAAGACGCAACTTTGGGCACCAAAAACTGAATTCAGAAAGGGCCAagtgtttggcaacaacttgggctggCAACGCCCAAGCACCAAGCCTGGTGCCCAGGAAATTccttgcacgttgccaacgtgcataaagctggcgtttttggcaacaacgccCAGATGGGCCAGAATTGATGAGAAATTACTCTTGTTCTCTTCACCACTTTCAAAGGGGAATTCTTCCTTCATTGGACCAGGAACTTAACCATGGAAAAGCCCACATTGCCAACCCAATTGAGGACCTCCAAATGAGtcttaggagtagtataaatagagttAAATTTTGTACTTGGCGGACTCTTCTTCCACTTTTTAGagacttttacttttactttgaCTCTTAGATTATTCTTCACTTTCGGGAGGATACACGAAAGCTAGTTTGTTTTTCTTGCAACTttcaatttttagttttctaagaacttcttcttcttcattcttcattttcttctctaCTGAATTTTAATGTTTACCTTTtcaattattgttgaattgagAGCTATGATTtactaaaccccactttcattagggggaggagctctgtatATTTGAATGGGTTAACAACTAATCATttccttctcaattcaagtggttcatccaagaggaaactcttgttcttcacagATTCAATTACATTCAAGAGAAGGATTGAATCTACATGAATTGTATggtgaacttgagaaagaaatccatataattcagtttagagttctcCTTTCACAATTTCTTTGATCAATATACTTtgggttggtatgtgagatgtaacatCCCTTAGTTGAGATCCTGGAAGTTGTGTGGCTTTGGATTAGAAATTGAACTTCACCTCTTCTTATgaccaattagatcacgagagtggcaattgattgtgtttagagaaattgaattgccaaGAGATTGGAATTCAATTATTCACAATCCGCCATGGATCTacacccatgattgagaaggagttGAGCAAAGTTAATTCATGATGATTTACATCTCTTATCCCTAATGATCTCtccatcattaattctcatctcttttattctttagtTTCTTGAATACCCATTACCCGATTCCCTTCtattttcttgcaagttatcTTTCCGTCACTCATACTCTGTTTtctattccttgcaatttacttttctgctctTTAAAATTCtgcaatctttactttcttgcaatttatttttcatgtcatttaagtttcttgcactttaagtttcagttgtttactttcatcttctttctctattctagttctttaaattccttgtcatttaacttCCCGCAATtacattcaaaaaatcaaatctcatgaattcaaaaccatgtttgcttgactaaaattaccatttaactaaagttgatTAATCTACCAatatccgtgggatcgacctcactcttagtgaattttattacttgatacgaaaTTTTcgcgtatcaagtttttggtgccgttgccggggattggcaaagattgacaatgatttaGTGAATGGTagtttagattaagcatttttctttctttcttgttaaGCCCACTAATTGTTTGATACTTTGTTTGACTAACCTCAACTCCACTCTAGCAATAGAGTGTTTCACTTGTGTTATTGGTTTTGTTTGTGTATGTAAGGGGCAAATAGATTTAATATTGAGGACGAGAGAACCCTCCGAAGGATAAGGAGAGCAGAAGGAGGAAAGGGGATAGTTGGTGAAGAGGAATCAGAGGGAAAGGACCAAGTAATGGAGGACGACATGCACAATCCTCCTGGAGGAGCTGCTAACAATGATAGACCACCTAGAAGGGTGTTGTCTTCTTACACCATCCCTGATCCAAAACATTGTGGGAGCAGCATTGTCACCCCAAATGTccatgccaataactttgagttaaaaccccaactcatcactttggtacaAAATAACTGCTCTTATGGAGGGGGACCTcttgaagacccaaatcaacatttgtctgtttttctgaggatatgtaatacagtgaagacaaatggagtgcatCCAGACGTCTACAAATTGTTGTTATTTCCATTCTCTTTGAGGGATaaggccactcaatggctagagtcaTTCCCCAAGGAAAGCATCAACAATTGGAATGATTTGATATTTCTAgcaaagttctacccacctCAAAAGATCATCAAGTTAAAGACAGAGGTTTAGACCTTCAGGCAAATGGAAGGGGAGTCGTTGTATGAAGCCTGGGAGAGATATAAGGCATTAATGAGAAGATGTCCACCTGATATGTTTAGTGATTGGGTCAAactccaaaacttctatgaaggcttaaaTCTAGAAGCAAGGAAAGGACTAGATTATTCATCAGGAGGATCACTCAACATGATGAAGACtgctgaagaggctcaagaccTCATTGAGATTGTGGCAAACAATCAGTACTATTACTCATCAGAGAGGCATCATAACTCAACCCCAAGGAAGGGCGTGATGGAGTTTGAAGGTATTGACGCTATATTGGCACAGAATAAGTTAATGCACCAACAGATCCAACAACAAATGGAAATGATGACAAAGAGGATGGATAGCCTCCAACTAGCATCAGTGAACACAACAAATCAACCTTCACTTGAATGGGGTCAAAGTGAAGGAGTCACTGTTGAACAGCCACAAGAACAAGTTCAATACATGCAGAATACTTCAAACTCTCAGAATGAATTTCATGGTGATACATACAACCCATCCTAGAGAAATCATCCTAACCTGAAGTGGGGTGAAAACCAAAATCATTGGCAAAAGAACAATAACTCCAACCATACCCGCAacacaaacaaccaaaatcactcTCCTAACAACACTAACCAATACAAGAAACCATAAAACATATATCAACCACCTCACAACAACCCACAAACTCACCAAAATAACTTTCCCGCACCAACGTCCAACTCACAAAGCTACCATACCATGTCTCCAAACAACTTCCAGCAACAACAATCACCCCCCATCATACCATCCATTGACCATTATGAAACCAGGATCTCTAGTCTTGAAGCAGCTTTGCAAGCCCTTACCCAAAACACACAGTCACTTGCTCAGACCACTCAAGGTTTAGCCAAGGGGCAAGAGACTTTGATTAAAGGACAAGAGAGACATGAAGCCACCATGAGGAACCTTGAGCGACAAGTGGGATAAATGGCTAAACATATCACAGAGATAGGTGAGAAGCGAGCATTCTCTAGTACCACTGAAGACAACCCAAGAGACACAGGAAAAGCCATAAAATGGGAGGAGTGTAAAGCAATCACCCTGAGAAGTGGAAAGAAAGTTGAGACAGAAGCCATTACTCAGGAAGAGCACAACAAAGAAGGCTTAAAAGAAGAGGTGAATGAACAAAAGCAGGAGCAAGAAACCTATACACAAAGTGATAAATTAGCTAAGAAGGAAGCAGTGAAAGCATACCAACCAATGCTCCCATACCCTCAAAGGTTTAAAGGAGAGAACAAAGAGAAGCAATACTCCAAATTCTTGGAGATATTCAAGACACTACACATCAACATCCCCTTCATTGAAGCACTTGAACAGATGCCCCtatatgctaagttcatgaaggaaTTGTTGACAAAGAAAAGATCCTTGAAAGAGGGACAAACGGTTGTGATGACCAGGGAGTGTAGTGCCATCATCCAGAAAAAGTTGCCAAAGAAGATGAAAGACCCAGGGAGCTTTCATATCCCCTGCACAATAGGCAACATGATGATTGAGAGAGCATTTTGTGACCTTGGTGTAAGCATAAATCTGATGCCTCTATCTTTGATGAGGAAGCTTCAGATTCATGAATTGAAACCCACAAAGATAGCCCTTCAAATGGCGGACAAATCT contains the following coding sequences:
- the LOC107472511 gene encoding uncharacterized protein LOC107472511 yields the protein MAKHITEIGEKRAFSSTTEDNPRDTGKAIKWEECKAITLRSGKKVETEAITQEEHNKEGLKEEVNEQKQEQETYTQSDKLAKKEAVKAYQPMLPYPQRFKGENKEKQYSKFLEIFKTLHINIPFIEALEQMPLYAKFMKELLTKKRSLKEGQTVVMTRECSAIIQKKLPKKMKDPGSFHIPCTIGNMMIERAFCDLGVSINLMPLSLMRKLQIHELKPTKIALQMADKSIQQALGVVENVLVKVDKFFLPVDFVILDIEEDDNTPIILGRPFLATARALIDVEKGELMLRVHEEHIVFHVFKNLQDSTQEEGCMKIDSIDSNLKEAHDETLPMHLSPCWEERKEVEVLQQDQRIEEKRQPKPTFETLSKNLPKIEASKPELLPGKEKSPKKK